One part of the Polycyclovorans algicola TG408 genome encodes these proteins:
- a CDS encoding response regulator, protein MRVQDANAGEPVSWLANLRIQTKLLLVFGLLLTVLLLVLAAVFSGAKEQTEARRWTLHTYAVIDAQQKFVIAVRDLQVAVRGYTLRSNEADLAGLEDAQVRARQSIDELRTMVVDNPLQVTRVEQIADTLNRYVGQSITPHIDRLQTLRARGGNGLQADVVAAGEAQLAQATPDLQQLSELTGALVGLERRLMAERLEALRESTRELQYTLLGALLTVIVLTGLGLWFASRQITAPVTHLTGLMTRLAEGERRINIPGLTREDEVGAMARALNAFKKLVITNHQTTWVKSHVGELSTQLQQINERGAFGDAVMGRIAPLVEAGVAVFYAADDEGQHLERLAAYGLRHGRSEPRLALGEGLVGECAKTRTVIQLSPVPDHYAAIESGTGNAPPNAVILLPLVLANRLVGVLEFASFTPFTAAQMQLLDELLPVVALSFDNLNRALKTTDLLTETRRQSAALTASEEELRAQQDELRAQNQTLETQSAQLKASEEELRVQAEELQATNEELREQSEALGEQKKQVEAAERAAQEKADALARASQYKSEFLANMSHELRTPLNSLLILARGLADNDDNHLSADEVESAEVIHSAGTSLLRLINDILDLSKIEAGKMDLSLERMPIAEITSNLSRTFRSISRDKGVALVVEHDPALPEALETDAGKLEQILNNLLSNAFKFTAQGQVTLRAAAAPGDRVRFEVSDTGIGIPADKFHRVFQAFEQVDGSTRRQYGGTGLGLSIARSMAQLLGGDITLESTPGQGSCFTVTLPLKAERIDAPVAEFIAAPRRVAAAPATAPAVLPALPVATVDDDRLKITAGETVILVVEDDVSFARILLDTVRKRGHRGLVATDGESGLALARRFKPAGILLDVMLPGMGGWAVIEQLKAQTDTRAIPVHFISATEERSRALEAGAVGFLTKPVDREGLSGALARLQHFEPGRLRRVLVVDDDSGARLAVRKLLASQQVEVLDAEDAETALARLRADGDAIDCIVLDLGLPGMDGFSFLEQTAELPEPPPVVVYSGRDLSREETLRLRAHTDSIVIKGARSPERLLDEVSLFLHSLRPPRDAVPPSKVDATLAGKTVLVVDDDVRNMFAMSKALRAKGLNVVMAQDGHKALKQLESVSGIDLVLMDIMMPGMDGYDTMREVRKNPAWTHLPMLALTAKAMRGDREKCLEAGANDYLAKPVDLDKLFSMMRVWLAKA, encoded by the coding sequence ATGCGCGTTCAGGATGCCAATGCTGGCGAACCCGTCAGCTGGCTCGCAAACCTGCGAATACAGACCAAGCTGCTGCTGGTCTTCGGGCTGCTCCTGACCGTACTGTTGCTGGTGCTGGCGGCGGTGTTCAGTGGTGCCAAGGAGCAAACCGAAGCGCGGCGATGGACGCTGCACACTTACGCGGTCATTGATGCCCAGCAGAAGTTCGTGATTGCCGTGCGTGACCTGCAGGTTGCGGTCCGCGGCTACACCCTGCGCAGCAATGAGGCCGACCTTGCCGGTCTTGAAGACGCCCAGGTGCGCGCCCGCCAATCCATCGACGAGCTGCGCACGATGGTGGTCGACAACCCGCTGCAGGTCACCCGGGTCGAGCAGATCGCCGACACCCTCAACCGCTATGTCGGACAGTCGATCACGCCGCACATCGATCGGCTGCAGACACTCAGAGCGCGCGGTGGCAATGGTCTGCAAGCCGATGTCGTCGCCGCAGGCGAGGCACAACTGGCGCAAGCAACGCCCGATCTACAACAACTGTCCGAGTTGACCGGCGCACTGGTTGGCCTTGAACGACGCCTGATGGCCGAACGCCTCGAGGCCCTGCGCGAATCCACCCGCGAGCTTCAATACACCCTGCTGGGGGCCCTACTGACGGTGATCGTGCTCACCGGCCTGGGCCTGTGGTTTGCCTCGCGGCAAATCACTGCGCCCGTCACCCATCTGACCGGCCTGATGACCCGGCTGGCAGAGGGGGAACGGCGCATCAATATTCCCGGCCTGACGCGGGAAGATGAAGTCGGCGCAATGGCCCGCGCCCTCAATGCCTTCAAGAAGCTGGTGATCACCAACCACCAGACCACCTGGGTCAAAAGTCACGTTGGCGAGTTATCGACGCAGCTGCAACAAATCAATGAACGTGGTGCATTCGGTGACGCGGTCATGGGCCGTATCGCACCGCTGGTCGAAGCGGGCGTGGCGGTGTTCTACGCTGCGGATGATGAAGGGCAGCATCTTGAACGGCTGGCCGCTTACGGGCTGCGCCACGGCCGGTCCGAACCCCGTCTGGCGCTCGGCGAAGGCCTGGTCGGCGAGTGCGCAAAGACACGCACCGTCATCCAGCTGTCCCCGGTTCCGGACCACTACGCGGCCATCGAATCAGGTACTGGCAACGCGCCGCCAAACGCCGTGATCCTGCTGCCACTGGTGCTCGCCAACCGGCTCGTCGGGGTGTTGGAATTCGCCTCCTTCACGCCATTCACGGCGGCGCAGATGCAATTGCTCGACGAGCTGCTACCGGTGGTGGCGCTGTCGTTCGACAACCTCAACCGCGCACTGAAAACCACCGACCTGCTCACCGAAACCCGGCGCCAGTCGGCCGCCCTCACGGCATCCGAGGAGGAGTTGCGCGCCCAACAGGACGAACTGCGCGCCCAAAACCAGACCCTGGAAACCCAGTCGGCGCAGCTCAAGGCCTCCGAAGAAGAGCTGCGCGTGCAGGCCGAGGAATTGCAGGCCACCAATGAAGAACTGCGCGAGCAGAGCGAAGCCCTCGGCGAGCAGAAAAAGCAGGTCGAAGCCGCCGAACGCGCCGCCCAGGAGAAGGCTGACGCGCTGGCGCGTGCCAGCCAGTACAAGTCGGAATTTTTGGCCAACATGAGCCATGAGCTGCGCACGCCGCTCAACAGCTTGCTGATCCTCGCGCGCGGGCTGGCCGACAACGACGACAACCACCTGTCGGCGGACGAAGTCGAGTCAGCCGAGGTGATCCATTCGGCCGGCACCAGTCTGTTGCGACTCATCAATGACATCCTCGACCTGTCGAAGATCGAGGCGGGCAAGATGGACCTCAGCCTTGAGCGCATGCCCATCGCCGAGATCACCAGCAATCTCAGCCGCACTTTCCGCAGCATTTCCAGAGACAAGGGCGTGGCGCTGGTGGTTGAGCACGACCCGGCGCTGCCCGAGGCCCTGGAAACCGATGCCGGTAAGTTGGAACAGATTCTCAACAACCTGCTGAGCAACGCCTTCAAGTTCACCGCCCAAGGACAGGTGACCTTGCGCGCCGCCGCCGCGCCGGGTGACCGCGTTCGCTTTGAGGTCAGCGACACCGGCATTGGCATCCCTGCCGATAAATTCCACCGGGTCTTTCAGGCCTTCGAGCAGGTCGACGGCAGTACCCGCCGCCAGTACGGCGGTACCGGCCTCGGGCTGTCGATTGCCCGCAGCATGGCGCAACTGCTGGGCGGTGATATCACCCTCGAAAGCACCCCCGGTCAGGGCAGTTGCTTCACCGTCACGCTGCCACTCAAGGCCGAGCGTATCGATGCGCCGGTCGCCGAATTCATCGCCGCACCCCGCCGCGTAGCCGCTGCTCCTGCAACGGCGCCTGCGGTGCTGCCCGCCCTGCCCGTGGCAACGGTTGACGATGACCGGCTGAAAATCACTGCGGGCGAAACAGTGATTCTGGTGGTGGAAGACGACGTTTCATTTGCCCGAATCCTGCTCGACACGGTGCGCAAACGCGGTCATCGCGGGCTGGTGGCCACCGACGGTGAGTCCGGCCTTGCCCTGGCTCGGCGCTTCAAACCCGCCGGTATTCTGCTCGACGTGATGCTGCCGGGCATGGGCGGCTGGGCGGTCATTGAGCAGTTGAAGGCCCAGACCGACACCCGCGCCATCCCGGTGCATTTCATCTCCGCCACCGAAGAGCGCAGCCGCGCGCTGGAGGCGGGGGCGGTGGGCTTTCTCACCAAACCGGTCGACCGTGAGGGCTTGAGCGGCGCACTGGCGCGCCTGCAGCACTTCGAACCCGGTCGGCTGCGGCGGGTGTTGGTCGTCGATGACGACAGCGGCGCCCGCTTGGCGGTGCGCAAGCTGCTGGCCAGTCAGCAGGTCGAGGTGCTTGACGCTGAAGATGCTGAAACGGCTTTGGCGCGATTGCGCGCGGACGGCGACGCCATCGACTGCATCGTGCTCGACCTGGGACTGCCGGGCATGGACGGTTTCAGCTTCCTTGAGCAGACTGCCGAGCTGCCCGAACCGCCGCCGGTGGTGGTCTATTCCGGCCGCGACCTGAGCCGCGAAGAAACCCTGCGGCTGCGGGCCCATACCGACAGCATCGTCATCAAGGGTGCACGTTCGCCCGAACGCTTGCTCGACGAAGTCAGCCTGTTTCTGCACAGCCTGCGACCGCCGCGCGACGCGGTACCGCCCTCCAAGGTTGACGCCACCCTTGCCGGCAAAACCGTGCTGGTGGTGGACGATGACGTGCGCAACATGTTTGCCATGTCCAAGGCTTTGCGCGCCAAGGGGCTGAATGTGGTCATGGCCCAGGATGGTCACAAGGCACTCAAGCAACTGGAGTCGGTGAGTGGCATCGATCTGGTGCTGATGGACATCATGATGCCGGGCATGGACGGCTACGACACGATGCGCGAGGTGCGCAAGAACCCCGCATGGACGCATCTGCCGATGCTGGCGCTCACCGCCAAGGCGATGCGCGGCGACCGCGAAAAGTGTCTCGAGGCCGGCGCCAACGACTACCTCGCCAAACCGGTCGATCTGGACAAATTGTTCTCGATGATGCGGGTCTGGTTGGCCAAGGCATGA
- a CDS encoding glutathione peroxidase: MSDLFKIDVQTIDGKSQSMNDYAGKVLLVVNVASKCGFTPQYEGLESVYKQLKDRGLVVMGFPCNQFGAQEPGSEAEIATFCETRFNVSFPMFAKVKVNGEDAHPLYKHLKGEKPGVLGTEGIKWNFTKFLVDRSGHVVKRYGSADKPEKIAADIEALL; this comes from the coding sequence ATGAGTGACCTTTTCAAAATTGACGTGCAGACCATCGACGGCAAATCGCAGTCGATGAATGACTATGCCGGCAAGGTGTTGCTGGTGGTCAACGTGGCCAGCAAATGCGGCTTCACGCCGCAGTACGAGGGGCTGGAATCGGTCTACAAGCAACTCAAGGATCGCGGCCTGGTGGTGATGGGCTTCCCCTGCAACCAGTTTGGCGCGCAGGAGCCGGGCAGCGAAGCCGAAATTGCCACGTTCTGCGAGACGCGCTTCAACGTCAGCTTCCCCATGTTCGCCAAGGTCAAGGTCAACGGCGAAGACGCCCATCCGCTCTACAAGCACTTGAAGGGCGAGAAGCCCGGCGTGCTGGGTACCGAGGGCATCAAGTGGAATTTCACCAAGTTCCTCGTCGACCGCAGTGGCCACGTCGTCAAGCGTTACGGCTCGGCCGACAAGCCCGAGAAGATCGCTGCCGATATCGAAGCACTGCTCTGA
- a CDS encoding acyl-CoA dehydrogenase family protein has protein sequence MATFTAPLREMGFVLNDVLHIDQLTKIDAFKDATPDFIEGLLDEAAKLIQGQIAPLNEPSDAVGAQWKDGEVTLPEGMKEAYKLFWESGWVGLSNPTEFGGQGLPYLISKVVEEMLCSANVAFALYPGLTTGCFEAILASGSDEQKQTYLPKLGTGEWTGTMCITEPHAGTDLASIKTKAIPQDDGSFAIEGGKIFITSGEHTMADNIIHFVLARLPDAPAGIKGLSTFVVPKFLVNDDGSLGERNAFRCASIEHKMGIHASCTCVLDFEGAKGWMVGAPNTGIQNMFVMMNLARIMVGFQGLGQCELATQNAIAYARDRKQGKAFNGEPEIIHHPDVRRMLLQMKATTEGARVMAYETSMFVDIAHHHPDAAVREEAQDWVDLNTPLVKAFCTDSAFDLGSTAIQVYGGHGYISEYGIEQIVRDSKILCLYEGTNGVQAMDLVRRKLMMHGGRLPKRFIERVRGALNEASGHDFITGPLKAAVDALADTTDWLQQSFKTDPNTGAFGCVDYQRAFALTYLGYNWLRMAQAAEAHSDAAFKASKLATARFFASRMLGQVPALLANVQTPVDELMELDAALV, from the coding sequence ATGGCAACGTTTACGGCACCGCTGCGCGAGATGGGCTTTGTCCTCAATGACGTGCTTCACATCGATCAGCTGACCAAAATTGATGCGTTCAAAGACGCGACGCCCGATTTCATCGAAGGCTTGCTCGACGAGGCCGCCAAGCTCATTCAGGGGCAGATCGCGCCACTCAATGAGCCCAGCGATGCCGTCGGCGCACAGTGGAAGGACGGTGAGGTGACTCTGCCTGAGGGCATGAAAGAGGCCTACAAGCTGTTTTGGGAGTCCGGCTGGGTGGGTTTGTCTAACCCAACGGAGTTCGGCGGCCAGGGGCTGCCGTATCTCATCTCGAAGGTGGTTGAGGAGATGCTGTGCTCGGCCAACGTAGCGTTCGCGTTGTATCCCGGCCTGACCACCGGCTGCTTTGAGGCCATCCTTGCCAGCGGCAGCGATGAGCAGAAACAAACCTATCTGCCCAAGCTCGGGACCGGCGAGTGGACAGGCACCATGTGCATCACCGAGCCGCACGCCGGCACTGACCTGGCGTCGATCAAGACCAAGGCGATCCCGCAGGACGACGGCTCATTCGCCATTGAAGGGGGCAAGATTTTCATCACCTCCGGCGAGCACACCATGGCCGACAACATCATTCACTTCGTGCTGGCCCGCCTGCCCGATGCGCCGGCAGGTATCAAGGGCTTGTCGACGTTCGTGGTGCCGAAGTTTCTCGTCAATGACGACGGTTCGCTGGGTGAGCGCAACGCCTTCCGCTGCGCGTCCATCGAACACAAGATGGGCATTCACGCCTCGTGCACCTGCGTGCTGGACTTTGAAGGCGCCAAGGGCTGGATGGTGGGGGCGCCCAACACCGGCATCCAGAATATGTTCGTGATGATGAACCTCGCGCGCATCATGGTCGGCTTTCAAGGCCTGGGTCAGTGCGAGCTGGCCACCCAGAATGCCATCGCCTATGCCCGCGACCGCAAGCAGGGCAAAGCCTTTAACGGCGAGCCGGAAATCATCCATCACCCCGACGTGCGGCGCATGTTGCTGCAGATGAAAGCCACCACCGAAGGCGCCCGCGTGATGGCCTACGAAACGTCGATGTTTGTCGACATTGCCCACCATCACCCCGATGCGGCGGTGCGCGAGGAAGCGCAGGACTGGGTTGATCTCAACACGCCACTGGTCAAGGCCTTCTGCACCGATTCGGCGTTTGACCTGGGCTCGACGGCGATACAGGTCTATGGCGGCCATGGCTACATCAGCGAGTACGGCATCGAGCAGATCGTCCGCGACTCGAAGATTCTCTGCCTTTACGAGGGCACCAACGGCGTTCAGGCGATGGACCTCGTCCGCCGCAAGCTGATGATGCACGGAGGCCGTCTGCCGAAGCGATTCATCGAGCGGGTGCGCGGCGCGCTGAATGAGGCTTCCGGTCACGATTTCATTACCGGTCCGCTGAAGGCGGCGGTCGATGCCCTGGCCGACACCACCGACTGGTTGCAGCAGTCATTTAAGACCGACCCCAACACCGGCGCTTTCGGTTGCGTGGACTATCAGCGTGCCTTTGCCCTGACCTATCTTGGCTACAACTGGCTCCGCATGGCGCAGGCCGCCGAGGCGCATTCAGATGCCGCGTTCAAAGCCAGCAAGCTGGCCACGGCACGCTTCTTTGCCAGCCGTATGCTTGGCCAGGTCCCGGCGCTGCTGGCCAATGTGCAAACCCCCGTCGATGAGTTGATGGAACTCGACGCCGCACTTGTTTAA
- a CDS encoding type I restriction-modification system subunit M, whose product MNQQSLSAFLWSVADLLRGDYKQSDYGKVILPFTVLRRLDCVLEPTKDAVIAEYDDKFNAGLNPEPFVRRKAGHSFFNTSRLDMKKLMGDQDHIRENLFAYIQGFSTDVRDVFERFEFHTQIERLAKSGLLYRVTEKFAGIDLHPDKVDNHQMGLVFEELIRKFAEISNETAGEHFTPREVIRLMVNLIFVEDDDVLSRPGVVRTLYDPTAGTGGMLSIAGEYLAEHNPDARLTVHGQELNPESYAICKADMLIKGQDVSNIAFGNTLSEDGHPNEQFDYMLSNPPFGVEWKKVEKEVRKEHAQDGFNGRFGPGLPRVSDGSMLFLLHLIAKMRTAKDGGSRFGIVLNGSPLFTGGAGSGESEIRRYVIENDLLEAIVGMPTDMFYNTGISTYLWIVSNRKPAARKGKVQLIDASGFWQKMRKSLGSKRKELSDAHIERITRLFGEFVEWKDDDKPICRIFNNEDFGYRTITVERPLRDEQGNIVLGQKGKQKGKPQPDSSLRDTENVPLSEDVNAYFKREVLPHAPDAWIDPDKTKVGYEIPFNRHFYVFKPPRPLDVIDAELKQTTDRILEMIKGLTA is encoded by the coding sequence ATGAATCAACAAAGCCTCTCCGCCTTTCTCTGGTCGGTTGCCGACCTCCTGCGTGGCGACTACAAGCAGTCCGACTACGGCAAGGTGATTCTGCCGTTCACCGTGCTGCGCCGCCTCGACTGCGTGCTGGAGCCCACCAAAGACGCGGTGATTGCCGAGTACGACGACAAATTCAACGCCGGGCTCAACCCCGAACCGTTCGTGCGGCGCAAGGCCGGGCACAGCTTCTTCAACACCTCGCGGCTGGACATGAAGAAGCTCATGGGCGACCAGGACCACATTCGAGAAAACCTGTTTGCCTACATTCAGGGTTTCTCCACCGACGTGCGGGATGTGTTCGAGCGGTTTGAATTCCACACCCAGATCGAGCGCCTCGCCAAGTCCGGGCTGCTATACCGCGTGACCGAAAAGTTTGCCGGCATCGATCTGCACCCCGACAAGGTCGATAACCACCAGATGGGCTTGGTGTTTGAAGAGCTCATCCGCAAGTTCGCTGAAATCTCCAACGAGACCGCCGGCGAGCACTTCACCCCGCGCGAAGTCATCCGCCTCATGGTCAACCTCATCTTTGTTGAAGATGACGACGTGCTCTCGCGCCCCGGCGTGGTTCGCACCCTCTATGACCCAACAGCGGGCACCGGCGGCATGCTCAGCATCGCCGGCGAATACCTGGCCGAGCACAACCCAGACGCCCGCCTCACCGTGCACGGGCAAGAGCTCAACCCCGAGTCCTACGCCATCTGCAAGGCCGACATGCTCATCAAGGGGCAAGACGTTTCCAACATCGCCTTCGGCAACACCCTGAGCGAAGACGGCCACCCCAACGAGCAGTTCGACTACATGCTCTCCAACCCGCCGTTCGGCGTCGAATGGAAGAAGGTCGAAAAGGAAGTCCGCAAAGAACACGCGCAGGATGGCTTCAACGGCCGCTTCGGCCCCGGCCTGCCGCGCGTCAGCGACGGCTCCATGCTGTTTCTGCTGCACCTCATCGCCAAGATGCGTACGGCCAAGGATGGTGGTAGCCGCTTCGGTATCGTGCTCAACGGCTCGCCGCTGTTCACCGGCGGCGCGGGCAGTGGTGAAAGCGAGATCCGCCGCTACGTGATCGAGAACGATCTGTTGGAAGCCATCGTTGGCATGCCGACGGACATGTTCTACAACACCGGCATCAGCACCTACCTGTGGATCGTCAGCAACCGCAAGCCCGCCGCCCGCAAGGGCAAGGTGCAGCTCATCGACGCCAGCGGCTTCTGGCAGAAGATGCGCAAGAGCCTGGGCAGCAAACGCAAGGAACTCAGCGACGCGCACATCGAGCGCATCACCCGGCTATTTGGCGAATTTGTGGAATGGAAGGATGACGATAAACCCATCTGCCGCATCTTCAACAACGAAGACTTTGGCTACCGCACCATCACCGTGGAGCGCCCCCTGCGTGACGAGCAGGGCAACATCGTCCTCGGCCAAAAGGGCAAGCAGAAAGGCAAGCCGCAGCCCGACAGCAGCCTGCGCGACACCGAGAACGTGCCGCTCAGCGAAGACGTGAACGCTTACTTCAAGCGCGAAGTGCTGCCCCACGCCCCGGACGCCTGGATCGACCCTGACAAAACCAAGGTAGGTTACGAGATTCCCTTCAACCGGCACTTCTACGTCTTCAAGCCGCCGCGCCCGCTGGACGTGATTGACGCCGAACTCAAGCAGACCACCGACCGCATTCTGGAGATGATTAAGGGGCTGACGGCGTGA
- a CDS encoding Abi family protein: MKFNKPALTIEQQVAQLIRRGMTVSDIEAARHHLCHINYYRLRAYWLPDEQPAATPGDHAFKPGTRFETILDLYGFDRKLRLLVMDAIERVEVSLRTRWAYELANRYGPSAHEDVALFRDADKHERCLNNIRAELGRSRETFVQHYRQTYSDPAMPPLWVVCEVMSFGQLSEWYQNLSDSKDRKSIAQTYGVDEQILESVCHHLTYVRNVCAHHSRLWNREMTISMKLPRNPDWLGACFNAAVPKRLYNTLVMLTYLLDVISPESRWRANLLALLGQHPKINLIAMGFPEDWRVSAIWEQRP; the protein is encoded by the coding sequence ATGAAATTCAACAAGCCAGCGCTCACCATCGAGCAACAGGTCGCCCAGCTCATTCGGCGGGGTATGACAGTGTCCGACATCGAGGCGGCCCGACACCACCTGTGCCACATCAATTACTACCGACTGCGTGCGTATTGGCTTCCTGACGAGCAGCCTGCAGCCACGCCCGGAGACCACGCTTTCAAGCCTGGCACCCGATTCGAGACCATCCTCGATTTATACGGCTTTGATCGGAAGCTCCGGTTGCTCGTCATGGATGCCATTGAGCGGGTCGAGGTTTCGCTGCGTACCCGCTGGGCCTACGAGCTCGCCAATCGCTACGGCCCCAGCGCACACGAAGACGTGGCGCTGTTCCGGGATGCTGACAAGCACGAACGCTGTCTCAACAACATCAGGGCAGAGCTGGGCCGCAGCCGAGAAACCTTTGTCCAACATTACCGGCAAACCTACAGCGACCCGGCGATGCCGCCGCTGTGGGTGGTCTGCGAGGTCATGTCGTTCGGGCAGCTATCGGAGTGGTACCAAAATCTTTCGGACAGCAAGGATCGCAAGAGCATTGCCCAGACCTACGGCGTGGATGAGCAAATTCTCGAGTCGGTCTGTCATCACTTGACCTACGTCCGAAACGTATGTGCTCACCACAGTCGGCTATGGAATCGTGAGATGACCATCAGCATGAAGCTGCCGCGAAATCCGGATTGGTTGGGCGCCTGCTTCAATGCTGCAGTGCCCAAAAGGCTCTACAACACCCTGGTGATGTTGACTTACCTGCTTGATGTCATCAGCCCTGAGTCCCGATGGAGGGCCAACCTGCTCGCACTTCTGGGCCAGCATCCCAAAATCAACCTTATCGCAATGGGCTTTCCCGAGGACTGGCGGGTATCGGCGATCTGGGAGCAGCGGCCATGA
- a CDS encoding restriction endonuclease subunit S — MSFSRYPEYKDSGVEWLGEVPGHWAVTPFKRLLEFQNGSDHKNVEVDHGYPVYGSGGVFAYASEYLHDGESVLLGRKGTIDRPLHVTGKFWTVDTMYWTRIRATASGRFCYYAATTVPFDYYSTNTALPSMTQSALGAHWVACPLKAEQTAIAAFLDRETGKIDALVAEQEKLIALLKEKRQAVISHAVTKGLNPDAPMKPSGIEWLGDVPAHWTVMPIRLAAKLESGHTPSRNHPEYWENCEVPWFTLADVWQIREQGVEYVYDTKEKVSELGLANSSARLLPKGTVILSRTASVGFSAVMGVDMATTQDFANWICGPTLLPDYLLFVFRSMSGEFRRLMMGSTHNTIYMPDIQAFRFVLPPVDEQQAVVLHVRAMARQFDDLINQAEEATTLLKERRSALISAAVTGQIDVRGLLSQTPVAAGVDPCAVIAE, encoded by the coding sequence ATGAGCTTTTCGCGATATCCCGAGTACAAGGACAGCGGGGTGGAGTGGTTGGGGGAGGTGCCGGGGCATTGGGCCGTCACGCCATTCAAGCGTCTTCTCGAATTTCAGAATGGCTCCGATCACAAGAACGTTGAAGTCGATCACGGCTATCCGGTCTATGGTTCCGGTGGTGTTTTCGCATACGCGTCTGAGTATCTCCATGACGGTGAGTCGGTCCTGCTGGGCAGGAAGGGAACCATCGATCGGCCACTGCATGTCACCGGCAAGTTTTGGACTGTGGACACGATGTACTGGACGCGCATCCGAGCAACTGCGTCGGGTAGGTTTTGCTACTACGCGGCGACCACTGTTCCGTTTGATTACTACTCAACCAACACTGCTCTTCCGAGCATGACTCAAAGTGCGCTGGGTGCTCACTGGGTCGCTTGTCCGCTGAAGGCCGAACAAACCGCCATCGCCGCCTTCCTCGACCGCGAGACCGGCAAGATCGACGCGCTGGTGGCGGAGCAGGAAAAGCTGATCGCGCTGCTCAAGGAAAAGCGACAGGCCGTCATCTCCCATGCTGTCACCAAGGGCCTCAACCCCGATGCCCCGATGAAGCCCTCCGGCATCGAGTGGCTGGGCGATGTGCCGGCGCATTGGACTGTGATGCCAATCCGTCTCGCGGCAAAGCTCGAATCGGGCCACACCCCAAGTCGGAACCACCCTGAATATTGGGAGAACTGTGAGGTTCCCTGGTTCACGCTGGCTGACGTATGGCAGATCAGGGAACAGGGGGTCGAGTATGTCTACGACACGAAGGAGAAAGTGAGCGAGCTGGGGCTGGCGAACTCCTCGGCACGGCTGCTTCCCAAAGGAACTGTCATCCTTTCCCGGACTGCGTCTGTTGGATTTTCCGCGGTGATGGGCGTCGATATGGCGACCACACAGGATTTCGCAAACTGGATTTGCGGACCAACGCTATTGCCTGACTACTTACTGTTTGTGTTTCGTTCTATGAGCGGAGAGTTCCGTCGACTGATGATGGGCTCAACACACAACACCATTTACATGCCCGATATCCAAGCGTTTCGGTTTGTATTGCCGCCGGTCGATGAGCAGCAGGCAGTGGTGCTGCATGTGCGAGCGATGGCGAGGCAGTTCGACGATTTAATTAATCAGGCTGAGGAGGCAACCACCCTCCTCAAAGAACGCCGCAGCGCCCTGATCTCCGCTGCGGTCACCGGCCAGATCGACGTGCGTGGCCTACTGTCGCAAACGCCGGTTGCAGCGGGCGTGGACCCCTGTGCTGTAATTGCGGAATGA
- a CDS encoding ImmA/IrrE family metallo-endopeptidase produces the protein MSQRVAVSPELLRWARERARLDPIELTARFPKLPAWEAHALQPTLRQLEDYARATHAPIGFFFLTEPPLEPLPIPDFRTMAGRAVTRPSPNLLDMIYVCQERQDWYRDFVTVGGYSPLDFIGSCTTQTPPEVAAAAMRRRLGFDLEARRQCATWEEALRRFIEQADQIGVLVMVSGVVMNNNTRKLDPEEFRGFALADPMAPLVFINGADSKSAQMFTLAHELAHLWLGASALSDVSVSGNTDNLTERWCNQVAAELLVPLSALHATLTADEALDATLRRLIREFKVSSLVVLRRLLDAHYLSRSQFNQAYAGELARLAAVSRSSGGDFYATTRSRISRRFGRALVESTLEGRTLYRDAFRMLGIAKTETFNEFGRSLGFPS, from the coding sequence ATGAGCCAGCGCGTCGCCGTTAGTCCGGAACTCCTGCGCTGGGCGCGTGAACGCGCTCGGCTGGACCCGATTGAGCTGACGGCGCGGTTTCCCAAGCTGCCGGCTTGGGAGGCACATGCGCTGCAACCCACGCTGCGCCAGCTTGAAGATTACGCGCGCGCCACACATGCGCCGATTGGATTCTTTTTCTTGACTGAGCCGCCATTGGAGCCGCTGCCCATCCCGGATTTCCGCACCATGGCAGGGCGCGCGGTGACCCGGCCCAGCCCCAACTTGTTGGACATGATTTATGTCTGCCAGGAGCGGCAGGACTGGTATCGCGACTTCGTTACCGTGGGTGGATATTCGCCGCTGGACTTCATCGGGTCTTGCACCACACAGACGCCTCCCGAAGTGGCGGCTGCGGCCATGCGCCGTCGCCTTGGTTTCGACCTTGAAGCGCGGCGCCAGTGCGCCACCTGGGAAGAGGCGCTGCGGCGCTTCATTGAGCAAGCCGACCAGATCGGCGTGCTGGTGATGGTCAGCGGCGTGGTAATGAACAACAACACCCGCAAGCTGGACCCTGAAGAGTTTCGCGGCTTCGCGCTGGCAGACCCGATGGCGCCACTGGTGTTCATCAACGGCGCAGACAGCAAGTCGGCACAGATGTTTACGTTGGCCCATGAACTGGCGCATCTGTGGCTGGGGGCCTCGGCCTTGTCCGACGTGAGTGTGAGCGGTAACACGGACAACCTCACCGAACGCTGGTGTAACCAAGTGGCAGCAGAACTGCTGGTGCCGTTGTCGGCCTTGCACGCCACGCTCACTGCCGATGAGGCCCTGGACGCGACACTCAGAAGGCTGATCCGTGAGTTCAAGGTCAGCTCGTTGGTGGTGTTGCGCCGACTGCTGGATGCCCATTATCTAAGCCGCAGTCAGTTCAATCAGGCGTACGCAGGCGAGCTGGCGCGGCTTGCTGCGGTGTCGCGCAGCTCGGGTGGGGACTTCTATGCCACGACGCGTTCGCGCATCAGTCGCCGTTTTGGTCGTGCGCTGGTGGAAAGCACACTGGAGGGCCGCACGCTGTATCGCGACGCGTTCCGCATGCTCGGCATTGCCAAAACGGAAACCTTCAACGAGTTCGGTCGAAGCTTGGGCTTCCCGAGCTGA